In Candidatus Zixiibacteriota bacterium, a single genomic region encodes these proteins:
- a CDS encoding VOC family protein: MANTLGIKSWDYAEFYVGSARMCAYWFCRALGLRITGYAGPETGVRDRMSYYLTSGSIKIVVTSALQPHTYDIWGWVQKHGDGVKRWAIEVEDVDKAYRFALANGAVFESTPHMIKDENGYIVEAAMKIYDDTE; the protein is encoded by the coding sequence ATGGCAAACACTCTGGGAATTAAGAGCTGGGATTATGCGGAGTTCTATGTCGGCTCGGCGCGGATGTGCGCCTACTGGTTCTGCCGCGCGCTGGGCTTGCGGATCACCGGTTATGCGGGTCCGGAAACGGGCGTGCGCGACCGGATGTCGTATTACCTGACCAGCGGCAGCATCAAAATCGTGGTGACCTCGGCGCTGCAGCCGCACACCTACGATATCTGGGGTTGGGTGCAGAAGCACGGCGACGGCGTCAAGCGCTGGGCGATCGAGGTAGAGGACGTCGACAAGGCGTACCGCTTTGCGCTGGCCAACGGCGCGGTGTTCGAGTCGACGCCGCATATGATCAAGGATGAAAACGGCTACATCGTCGAGGCCGCGATGAAGATTTACGACGACACCGAGC